One window of the Falco biarmicus isolate bFalBia1 chromosome Z, bFalBia1.pri, whole genome shotgun sequence genome contains the following:
- the LYSMD3 gene encoding lysM and putative peptidoglycan-binding domain-containing protein 3, with product MAARAAGAGGGAALRTWRGGRHEARRQSRPRRMAGRGAGCGLQPPAVAQPPAGGHLHPFASAAGAEGEGPEEEGEVTELRPRGREKVRRSASRDRLDDIVLLTKDIQEGDTLNAIALQYCCSVADIKRVNNLINDQDFFALRSIKIPVKKFSVLTETHVSPKGRPVLRPAHCSPDLQETSPPDKFSTNETAGNFLKEVDRDIEEIVKCNDTKRENLNEVVSALAAQQIGFETDGKTKKSKDPYYGADWGIGWWTAVVIMLIIGIVTPVFYLLYYEVLVKADVSHHSTMESSHLFVTAASHQKQIENGINPLNVINVDNRGDLQP from the exons ATGGCGGCGCGCGCGGCCGGCGCTGGGGGCGGGGCCGCCCTGCGGACGTGGCGCGGCGGCCGCCATGAGGCGCGGCGGCAG AGCCGCCCGCGGAGGATGGCCGGTAGAGGCGCCGGCTGCGGCCTGCAGCCGCCGGCCGTAGCGCAGCCGCCCGCCGGCGGGCACCTGCACCCCTTCGCCAGCGCGGCGGGCGCGGAGGGCGAGGGGCCCGAGGAGGAGGGCGAGGTGACGGAGCTGCGGCCGCGGGGCAGGGAGAAGGTCCGCCGGAGCGCCTCGAGGGACAGGCTGGATGACATCGTCCTGCTGACGAAGGACATCCAGGAGGGGGACACACTGAACGCCATCGCGCTGCAGTATTGCTGCTCG gttgCAGATATCAAGAGAGTTAACAATCTTATCAATGATCAAGATTTTTTTGCCTTGAGGTCTATCAAAATCCCAGTGAAAAAGTTCAGTGTATTGACCGAAACACATGTCTCTCCAAAAGGAAGACCAGTCCTCCGGCCTGCTCACTGTTCCCCAGACCTGCAGGAAACATCACCACCTGATAAATTCTCTACTAATGAGACTGCTggcaactttttaaaagaagtggaTCGAGATATAGAAGAGATAGTGAAGTGTAATGACACAAAGAGAGAGAATCTGAATGAAGTCGTCTCTGCCTTAGCAGCCCAGCAGATTGGGTTTGAGACTGATGgtaaaactaaaaaaagcaaGGATCCTTACTATGGAGCAGATTGGGGTATAGGATGGTGGACAGCTGTAGTGATTATGTTGATAATTGGCATAGTAACTCCAGTTTTTTACCTCCTGTATTATGAAGTTCTAGTGAAAGCAGATGTCAGTCACCATTCTACAATGGAATCTTCCCATTTGTTTGTCACAGCAGCATCACATCagaaacaaatagaaaatgGGATAAATCCACTAAATGTTATAAATGTTGATAATCGAGGAGACCTTCAGCCTTAA